Below is a genomic region from Gillisia sp. Hel_I_86.
TCTTATCCCAACCAAACGGACAAACCTCCATCAATCCATCACATAATTTCTCAACTTTCCCAACTGCTGGTAAGGCAGGATATTTTTCAAACAAATCCTCAATTTCTTGCAAAAACATTTTTTTGCCCAGAAATTCAACCTGATAATAAGGAATTTCCACAGATTCAAAATAATCCCTATACTTGATTCCATCGCCAAAAATTTTATCTGAAAACTCCACCCAAATACTGGGAATTCCATAAGCATGGGAAACAATTATTCCGTGTAAAGAAGAAGATATAGTTTTTTCACAGCTCAAAATTTGTTTGGTGACTTCTTCTATATCCATCGTCATGAGATCGATGACCAGAATTTCAGGATCATTTTTAAAATTTTCTACCACCCATTTATAGTCATGATAATGCGGTGTGATACCTAATTTATATTTTTTCTCAATTTCGGGATAATAACATTTTGGCAGTAGCAATGCCGGATCTCCATAAA
It encodes:
- a CDS encoding polysaccharide pyruvyl transferase family protein, whose amino-acid sequence is MSSQSIPLFYWSEIKFIFKKKENYGDLLSKYLVEKISGKETRWIHPKKQPWYKWNKKNYLAIGSIIHHATKNSIVWGSGIINKEQTIEKADFRAVRGPQTRKFLMELGYECPEVYGDPALLLPKCYYPEIEKKYKLGITPHYHDYKWVVENFKNDPEILVIDLMTMDIEEVTKQILSCEKTISSSLHGIIVSHAYGIPSIWVEFSDKIFGDGIKYRDYFESVEIPYYQVEFLGKKMFLQEIEDLFEKYPALPAVGKVEKLCDGLMEVCPFGWDKREE